The proteins below are encoded in one region of Asticcacaulis excentricus CB 48:
- a CDS encoding DUF350 domain-containing protein, whose product MINFESLENLPAYLMFLGTGVLVWLVGITVYLWVTPIRELQEIRKGNIAVAIHFLAVSLALAFPIQSVGHSTFNAGDMVLWGGIGIVSQIVLHLLVRLFGKSFYSRLTEPGNEKGCIAAALALSALSLVVGMLNASALSY is encoded by the coding sequence TTGATCAACTTTGAGTCGCTAGAAAACCTGCCGGCCTATCTGATGTTTCTGGGCACGGGTGTGCTTGTCTGGCTGGTGGGTATAACGGTTTATCTTTGGGTCACGCCAATTCGCGAGCTGCAGGAAATCCGCAAGGGCAATATTGCAGTGGCGATCCATTTTCTGGCGGTCAGTCTGGCGCTGGCCTTCCCGATTCAGTCTGTCGGCCATTCGACCTTCAATGCGGGGGACATGGTCCTGTGGGGCGGCATTGGCATCGTGTCGCAGATCGTTTTGCATCTGCTGGTCCGCCTGTTTGGCAAGAGCTTCTACTCCCGTCTGACCGAACCGGGGAATGAGAAGGGATGTATCGCGGCGGCTCTGGCGCTGTCGGCGCTCAGTCTGGTCGTGGGT
- a CDS encoding SDR family oxidoreductase: MAVETTSLAGKRVLVTGGTTGIGRATVALLAEQGARVVTFGRHQPELEDALAHARAVNPQADVFGLTADVSTREGVARVFAAVDDSLGGLDILINNAGLAVGGAQDETDEDWRLAAETNFLGYIACAREAIARLKDSGGGHLVFVGSISAEFKGAGSSVYAATKAGIETYAKTLRKEVMDLKIKVTLVEPGSVGADMQEKSPAEQREAIARNEMLYAEELADTIGFALTRSVRTDVSVLRVEPLVERA, encoded by the coding sequence ATGGCTGTCGAGACGACTTCGCTTGCGGGCAAACGGGTTCTGGTGACCGGCGGCACGACCGGCATCGGACGGGCCACGGTGGCGTTACTGGCCGAACAGGGGGCGCGTGTCGTCACCTTTGGGCGGCACCAGCCGGAACTGGAGGACGCACTGGCTCATGCGCGTGCGGTCAATCCGCAGGCTGATGTTTTCGGCCTGACCGCCGACGTCTCAACCCGCGAAGGCGTGGCCCGCGTCTTTGCGGCGGTAGACGACAGCTTGGGCGGGCTTGATATCCTGATCAACAATGCCGGTCTGGCTGTTGGCGGGGCGCAGGATGAGACCGATGAGGACTGGCGGCTGGCGGCGGAGACCAACTTTCTGGGCTATATCGCCTGCGCTCGTGAAGCCATTGCGCGCCTGAAAGACAGTGGGGGCGGTCATCTGGTGTTTGTGGGCTCAATCAGTGCCGAGTTCAAAGGTGCGGGCAGCAGCGTCTATGCGGCGACCAAGGCCGGGATTGAAACCTATGCCAAGACGCTGCGTAAGGAGGTGATGGATCTCAAAATCAAGGTCACTCTGGTCGAGCCCGGTTCTGTCGGGGCCGACATGCAGGAAAAGAGCCCCGCAGAGCAGCGTGAGGCCATCGCGCGCAATGAGATGCTTTATGCCGAAGAGCTGGCCGACACCATCGGCTTTGCTCTGACGCGCTCGGTGCGTACCGATGTCTCGGTTTTGCGCGTCGAACCCCTGGTGGAACGCGCGTGA
- a CDS encoding glycosidase, with protein MPYPVDQLVLTPDDIDLSRSPLAGHLRAETFVLGAFNPGLLRLQNGNLLMMVRIAEALREPIVDGHVHTIRWDEVTQTYGLDAWPLDQANTADPRKFTLAGGQWKVMALTSLSWLLPVELSPDGTRVLTLHYDRAIAPAYSFQCYGVEDARISRVGERWLMTTCSVSPERHSTTLYSSPNGLDWTFEGIVLDHQNKDMLIFEGLIDGYYWAQTRPLGALYFAYPPGSDWRAGPSINLAVSKDALFWKPFERPGLRPPSGTLIMERMGGGTPPILTPQGWLTLWHGVEPHEVVGIYRTYWSLLDTHDPSRVLHTEITPLLEANAELTRPIEHQMYLRDVVFTTGIVDSGDHYIVASGEADLACRITHIPKRVFVFE; from the coding sequence ATGCCCTACCCCGTCGATCAGCTTGTTCTGACACCTGATGATATCGACCTGTCGCGCTCGCCGCTGGCCGGGCACCTGAGGGCGGAAACCTTCGTGCTGGGGGCGTTTAATCCTGGCCTCCTGCGCCTGCAGAACGGCAACCTACTGATGATGGTGCGCATTGCCGAAGCCCTGCGCGAGCCCATAGTCGATGGCCACGTCCACACCATCCGCTGGGATGAAGTAACGCAGACCTATGGCCTCGACGCCTGGCCCCTCGATCAGGCCAATACGGCCGATCCCCGCAAATTCACTCTCGCCGGCGGGCAGTGGAAGGTAATGGCTTTGACCTCTTTGTCGTGGCTGTTGCCCGTTGAACTGAGCCCCGACGGTACCCGCGTTCTCACGCTGCACTACGACCGCGCCATCGCACCGGCTTACAGTTTTCAGTGCTATGGGGTGGAGGATGCGCGCATCAGCCGCGTCGGTGAGCGCTGGCTGATGACCACCTGTTCAGTGAGCCCGGAGCGCCATTCGACCACCCTCTACAGCTCGCCAAACGGGCTGGACTGGACCTTTGAAGGGATCGTCCTCGACCATCAGAATAAGGACATGCTGATCTTTGAGGGGTTAATCGACGGCTATTACTGGGCCCAGACGCGGCCTTTGGGAGCGCTTTATTTCGCCTATCCGCCGGGCAGCGACTGGCGTGCCGGGCCATCGATCAATCTGGCGGTCTCCAAGGACGCCCTGTTCTGGAAGCCGTTTGAGCGACCGGGCCTGCGCCCGCCGTCGGGCACGTTGATCATGGAGCGTATGGGCGGTGGCACCCCGCCGATTCTGACCCCTCAGGGCTGGCTGACTCTGTGGCACGGGGTCGAGCCGCATGAGGTGGTGGGCATATACCGCACCTACTGGTCGTTGCTCGACACGCATGACCCTAGCCGTGTGCTACACACCGAAATCACCCCGCTTCTGGAGGCCAATGCCGAACTGACGCGTCCCATCGAACACCAGATGTATCTGCGCGATGTCGTGTTTACGACGGGGATTGTTGACTCGGGCGACCACTATATCGTGGCGTCAGGCGAAGCGGATCTCGCCTGCCGCATCACCCATATCCCTAAGAGGGTTTTCGTATTTGAATAG
- a CDS encoding Fic family protein produces MTWNWQHPDWPHFVWDARQMRAAEAAFLQGAGVALGVAKHLANRDHQEISVEILSGEAVDTSAIEGEILDRGSVQSSIQRHLGLDTDHRRVRPAEAGIAEMMVDLYTHLSDPLTEDTLLQWHRLLMRGRADLTEIGAYRKDGEPMQIVSGAIYAPKVHFEAPPAIRVPEEMKSFLEWFSRTAPSGDTPLPALTRAGIAHLWFESIHPFEDGNGRIGRAIAEKALAQGLNKPAITGIAGPLLRHRKDYYLALEAASRTLDVMEWLLWFADKAIEAQARTLHHIEFIMAKTRLFERLRGQLNPRQEKALRRMFAEGVDGFKGGLSAANYMTITGALSATTTRDLASLVDLGALIKAGERKSTRYHLNLRIN; encoded by the coding sequence ATGACATGGAACTGGCAGCACCCGGACTGGCCCCATTTTGTTTGGGACGCGCGGCAGATGAGGGCGGCCGAGGCGGCCTTTCTTCAGGGCGCGGGTGTGGCCCTGGGCGTTGCTAAACATCTGGCCAACAGGGATCATCAGGAGATTAGTGTCGAGATCCTGAGCGGTGAGGCGGTCGATACCTCGGCCATTGAAGGCGAGATTTTGGACCGGGGAAGCGTTCAGTCCTCTATCCAGCGGCATCTCGGTCTTGACACAGACCATCGCCGCGTTCGCCCGGCGGAGGCGGGCATCGCCGAGATGATGGTCGATCTCTACACCCATTTATCAGACCCGCTGACCGAAGACACACTGTTACAGTGGCACCGTTTGCTGATGAGAGGGCGCGCTGATCTCACGGAGATCGGTGCCTACCGTAAAGACGGGGAGCCCATGCAAATCGTTTCCGGGGCGATCTATGCGCCTAAGGTGCATTTTGAGGCCCCGCCCGCAATCAGGGTGCCTGAGGAAATGAAATCGTTTCTGGAGTGGTTCTCCCGAACCGCCCCTTCCGGTGACACTCCGCTACCCGCATTGACGCGGGCGGGCATTGCCCATCTGTGGTTTGAATCGATCCACCCGTTTGAAGACGGCAATGGTCGCATTGGCCGCGCCATTGCCGAAAAGGCGCTGGCTCAGGGCCTTAATAAGCCGGCTATTACCGGGATCGCCGGCCCTTTGCTGCGGCACCGCAAAGATTATTATCTTGCGCTGGAAGCCGCCAGCCGAACCCTTGATGTCATGGAATGGCTGTTGTGGTTCGCCGATAAGGCCATCGAGGCTCAAGCCCGCACCTTGCACCATATCGAGTTTATCATGGCCAAGACGCGATTGTTTGAACGCCTGCGGGGTCAGCTCAACCCACGTCAGGAAAAAGCCTTACGGCGCATGTTTGCCGAGGGGGTGGACGGTTTCAAGGGCGGCCTGAGCGCCGCAAACTATATGACCATCACCGGCGCTCTATCCGCCACCACCACACGCGATCTGGCTTCGTTGGTTGATCTTGGAGCGTTGATCAAAGCGGGAGAACGCAAATCCACGCGCTACCACTTAAACCTTCGGATTAATTAA
- a CDS encoding ferritin-like domain-containing protein, whose amino-acid sequence MPKIKTLEDAFIHELSDIYSAEKQLTKALPKLARAATHPQLAEGFTQHLEETQGQIERIDQIVEAQGLKLKRVKCLAMEGLVAEGGETIEEIEKGPVRDVMLIVGAQKVEHYEIAAYGSLITLADQLGYSDASRLLKETLQEEKATDEKLNGLATSEVNRQALEAATEVEPAQ is encoded by the coding sequence ATGCCGAAGATCAAGACGCTTGAAGACGCCTTCATCCACGAACTGTCCGATATCTACAGCGCCGAAAAGCAACTGACTAAGGCGCTACCCAAGCTGGCGCGCGCTGCCACCCACCCGCAACTGGCCGAAGGCTTCACCCAGCATCTGGAAGAAACCCAAGGCCAGATTGAGCGCATCGACCAGATCGTCGAAGCCCAGGGCCTCAAGCTCAAGCGGGTCAAGTGTCTGGCCATGGAAGGGCTGGTTGCTGAGGGCGGCGAAACCATCGAAGAAATCGAAAAGGGCCCGGTGCGCGACGTCATGCTGATCGTGGGCGCGCAAAAGGTCGAACACTACGAGATCGCCGCCTATGGCAGCCTGATCACTCTGGCCGATCAGCTGGGTTATTCCGACGCTTCCCGTCTGCTTAAAGAGACCTTGCAGGAAGAAAAGGCGACCGACGAAAAGCTCAATGGGCTGGCCACGTCAGAGGTCAACCGTCAGGCGCTGGAAGCCGCCACCGAGGTCGAACCGGCGCAGTAA
- a CDS encoding DUF6766 family protein, whose product MRPSFLRRNGLSIFVLGFFLLFLAVQALTGWSVYNDMRTEEGATAISLASYLTTGNFIEVTFENWESEFFQMGVYVLATVWLRQQGSSESKPLEGDSDVDKVPQAHPRAPWPVRKGGWVLGLYKYSLSLAFFALFLLSFSLHLYGSYRNQVEEALLKGQPADGFAAFLAGPTFWFESFQNWQSEFLAIGAIVLLSIWLRQYGSPESKPVDMPHDDNP is encoded by the coding sequence ATGCGACCTTCTTTTCTGCGACGAAACGGCCTGTCGATCTTTGTGCTGGGCTTCTTCCTCCTGTTCTTGGCGGTGCAGGCCCTGACCGGCTGGAGCGTCTACAATGATATGCGAACGGAGGAAGGGGCGACGGCCATAAGTCTGGCCAGCTATCTGACGACGGGCAATTTTATCGAAGTGACGTTCGAAAACTGGGAGAGCGAGTTTTTCCAGATGGGCGTTTATGTGCTGGCCACCGTGTGGCTGCGTCAGCAGGGCTCATCGGAGTCGAAACCGCTTGAGGGCGACAGCGACGTCGATAAGGTCCCGCAAGCCCACCCACGGGCACCGTGGCCGGTGCGCAAAGGGGGCTGGGTGCTGGGCCTCTATAAATACTCGCTCAGCCTGGCCTTTTTCGCTCTGTTTCTGCTGTCCTTTTCGCTGCACCTCTATGGCAGTTACCGCAACCAGGTTGAAGAAGCGCTGCTGAAAGGCCAGCCCGCAGACGGGTTTGCCGCCTTCCTGGCCGGCCCGACCTTCTGGTTTGAATCGTTCCAGAACTGGCAGAGCGAGTTTCTGGCCATCGGCGCCATTGTCCTGCTGTCGATCTGGCTGCGGCAATATGGCTCGCCGGAGTCGAAGCCGGTCGATATGCCTCACGACGATAATCCCTGA
- a CDS encoding zinc-dependent alcohol dehydrogenase, giving the protein MKALCWHGVGDVRVDVVPDPRLLDPRDAIIKVTSTAICGSDLHLYGGLMPSLKSGDILGHEFMGIVVEKGSEVTNLNIGDRVVVPFTIACGDCFFCRKGLTSCCDRSNPNAEMAAKAMGHSPSGLFGYTHMLGGFSGGQAEYVRVPFADVGPFKVPDHLSDEQVLFLSDIFPTGYMAAENADIEPGDTVAVWGCGPVGQFAIRSAWMLGAGRVIAIDYVPERLALAASDGRTEIIDFSEETNGVYEALNRMTGGRGPDRCIDAVGTEAAGHGSVDAVIDKVKQAVKLVSDRPHVVRETFLSCRCCGTISMPGVYGGYLDAVPFGAFVNKGLTLKSGQTHVHRYMPILLDKIERGEIDPTFLITHRGRLDDAPDLYKTFRDKADGCIKVVLTP; this is encoded by the coding sequence ATGAAAGCACTTTGCTGGCACGGTGTAGGCGACGTTCGCGTCGATGTCGTACCCGATCCTCGACTTCTTGACCCACGTGACGCCATTATTAAGGTCACCTCTACAGCCATTTGCGGGTCGGACCTGCACCTCTACGGCGGCCTGATGCCCAGCCTCAAATCCGGAGATATCCTGGGCCACGAATTTATGGGGATCGTGGTGGAGAAGGGCTCTGAGGTCACGAATCTCAACATCGGTGACCGCGTGGTGGTGCCCTTTACTATTGCCTGCGGCGACTGCTTTTTCTGCCGCAAGGGCCTGACTTCATGCTGCGACCGCTCCAACCCCAATGCGGAAATGGCGGCGAAGGCCATGGGGCATTCGCCGTCTGGCCTCTTTGGCTATACGCACATGCTGGGCGGCTTCTCTGGCGGGCAGGCCGAATATGTGCGCGTGCCCTTCGCCGACGTCGGGCCGTTCAAAGTGCCCGACCATCTGTCGGACGAACAGGTCCTCTTCTTGTCCGACATCTTCCCGACCGGCTATATGGCGGCGGAAAATGCCGATATTGAGCCCGGCGATACGGTCGCCGTCTGGGGGTGCGGTCCGGTGGGGCAATTCGCTATCAGGTCAGCGTGGATGCTGGGGGCGGGCCGCGTCATCGCCATTGACTACGTGCCCGAACGGCTGGCGCTTGCCGCATCCGATGGCAGGACCGAAATCATCGACTTTTCCGAAGAAACCAATGGCGTCTATGAGGCGTTGAACCGAATGACCGGCGGGCGGGGTCCGGATCGCTGTATAGACGCGGTTGGCACCGAAGCCGCGGGGCACGGGTCGGTGGACGCCGTCATCGATAAGGTGAAACAGGCCGTCAAGCTGGTCTCGGACCGTCCGCACGTCGTGCGCGAAACCTTCCTCTCGTGCCGTTGCTGCGGCACCATCTCGATGCCCGGCGTCTATGGCGGCTATCTCGATGCCGTGCCGTTCGGAGCCTTTGTCAACAAGGGGCTTACGCTCAAATCGGGGCAGACCCACGTCCACCGCTACATGCCGATCCTGCTCGACAAAATCGAGCGTGGAGAGATTGACCCGACCTTTCTGATCACCCATCGCGGCCGGCTGGACGACGCCCCGGACCTGTACAAGACGTTCCGCGACAAGGCCGATGGCTGCATCAAGGTCGTGCTGACCCCTTAA
- a CDS encoding FecR family protein, with the protein MVRTVIPFQAKETPPQDVEALRLVEAMTDVEEGAANAIGTAGDTWTQRELEAVWDAVGLLDAPDFAETRPQRVRWPVAVGIAAAVVLGLGVWFVAQRPVIYETKVGKRQAVVLADGSRVTLNTGSRIEVRGRKVDLMRGEALFEVAHRPDASPFDVRTDMAQVRVTGTRFTVRREETGTDVNLIEGRVEVRGERPGAQIVKLKAGQAVAVGRAGDLGPVHPADTAGVSDWLQGRLTFSRTPLKEAVAEMNRYSDRKLIVADARLSALRIDGEFEAGNTEALAQALHALYGVDTQVSEDGIRLRSGRD; encoded by the coding sequence ATGGTACGAACAGTAATCCCGTTTCAGGCAAAGGAAACACCGCCTCAGGACGTGGAGGCGCTGCGTCTGGTCGAGGCGATGACCGATGTCGAAGAGGGCGCGGCGAACGCGATCGGGACAGCGGGCGATACGTGGACTCAGCGCGAGCTGGAGGCCGTGTGGGACGCCGTGGGTCTGCTCGATGCACCGGATTTCGCGGAGACGCGCCCGCAGCGTGTCCGGTGGCCAGTGGCTGTGGGCATTGCGGCGGCGGTTGTGCTGGGTCTGGGGGTGTGGTTTGTCGCCCAGCGTCCGGTTATCTACGAAACCAAGGTGGGCAAGCGGCAGGCGGTCGTTCTGGCCGATGGGTCGCGCGTCACGCTGAATACGGGCAGCCGTATCGAGGTGCGTGGGCGCAAGGTCGATCTGATGCGCGGCGAGGCGCTGTTCGAGGTGGCGCATAGGCCTGACGCCAGTCCTTTTGACGTGCGCACCGATATGGCCCAGGTGCGCGTGACCGGCACGCGCTTTACGGTGCGCCGTGAAGAGACCGGCACCGATGTCAACCTGATCGAGGGTCGTGTTGAGGTGCGCGGCGAGAGGCCGGGCGCTCAAATTGTGAAGCTGAAAGCCGGTCAGGCGGTGGCGGTGGGCCGGGCCGGCGACCTGGGCCCGGTGCATCCGGCGGATACGGCCGGCGTGAGTGACTGGCTGCAAGGCCGCCTAACCTTCAGCCGCACGCCGCTGAAAGAAGCGGTGGCCGAGATGAACCGCTACAGCGACCGTAAGCTGATCGTGGCCGACGCGCGGTTATCAGCTCTTCGCATCGACGGTGAATTCGAGGCGGGCAATACCGAGGCCTTGGCTCAGGCCCTGCACGCCCTCTATGGCGTGGACACACAGGTGAGTGAGGACGGCATCCGCCTGCGTTCAGGCCGGGACTGA
- a CDS encoding RNA polymerase sigma factor, with translation MRPDPEALRAGNAAAQVSGLIERLDGRLRRYLGRALRPDDTDDALQDIYARLVRLAQREPPPEFNITYVFKTADSVIRDLYRHRRRREGDQHVELTDNLPEDAPTPFDELRWRQNADLLRQAIRKLNAQERLVLMLHRVEGLKLTEISQKQGIPLRSVQRLLADALAKCRHNLKDSGWYEQ, from the coding sequence ATGAGGCCGGACCCCGAAGCCTTACGGGCGGGTAACGCCGCCGCGCAGGTGAGCGGGCTGATCGAGCGGCTGGATGGTCGCTTGCGCCGCTATCTGGGGCGCGCGCTGCGGCCGGACGATACGGACGACGCCCTCCAGGACATTTATGCGCGGCTGGTGCGGCTGGCGCAGCGCGAACCGCCGCCGGAGTTTAATATTACCTATGTATTCAAGACCGCCGACAGTGTGATCCGCGACCTCTACCGTCATCGCCGCCGCCGCGAAGGCGATCAACACGTCGAGCTTACGGACAATCTGCCCGAAGATGCGCCGACGCCGTTCGACGAACTGCGCTGGCGACAGAATGCGGACCTGCTCCGCCAGGCTATCCGCAAACTCAATGCACAGGAACGGCTGGTGCTTATGCTGCACCGGGTCGAAGGCCTGAAACTCACCGAAATTTCGCAAAAACAGGGCATTCCCCTGCGCAGCGTGCAACGCCTGCTCGCCGACGCTTTGGCCAAATGCCGGCATAATCTCAAGGACAGCGGATGGTACGAACAGTAA
- a CDS encoding TonB-dependent receptor, protein MSGPVPKVDFARLATVMTASVMSATIWAHPAQAAPRRFDVPALPLEQGLRRVAEQGQVQILFSGDQVRAHRGVAVSGTLEPEAAFRRVLSRSGLSIRQIDRRTFIVVSPPAPVAAARPVPRPRAVDTAEPVREVVVVAQRVVLNPRQDTDRFDGSLSAPQATAILSRSDLEHTAARNVTEALGVLPGVTVLNTGRSFSGGVDSASRAEGLFSAFRGLNTEFNLNMIDGVSLAQGLPHSRGVQLNLLPPTGFQLIVLSKVPTPDMDGDVISAAIDFRTPTANDFRARQHLSLSVSAYDNRRAETYGASGLGGGVGVEYARRFGRDERFGLYFSHFEDRRRYANSEIAGIMSAQNDAGWAYLWSDSPKGTLPAGTDPQSLLTATALNVGVSTGESRARYDVLTLTGRFDDQWDGWLRATAAHNRTEQNSTLSQVVGRSLSWTDDARGRYRLSVGSVSTRLWYETNPDLASLSAVSLGARRKTGAWTFTPALFFSQGRSDRPGRIEASVRLDQVDLYNNAQRRPYAGLLIAYENGFPTPQLTPDLRADLDMVGERLLARRAGQFTVQTSRQYRQGARFDAEYATDDKALRHLAFGVKWSESAREVTDLDWTNAYFADLLGRGGVTWQELGLIRGYYDEVFPGRFDWRVPKVDHNRLADYFNLYVTPQSFDTCATLAVNNDNCNRQHGRESVAAAYLSARWVIGQLEIAPGLRYEQTRIDNRFWVIPAPPTGVSEVPGHWGQSRTTYGVGLPSVRLNYRPDEDQVWRLALWRGYTRPAFMLLGSGVRYQAADDGTPLLRQGNPSLKPVTALNLDLSVEGRTPGGTRYSLGAYAKWLEHYLFDSGGSGGDVLFGRTDMRLLTPRNGGRGEVQGLEAEGRHDWSVAGGTLTVGGTLSRQWTHVNLGDDELGRDIAMQNAPDWLANLSTTYRYKRATVTLSAQHTGAYLSSYNALGVSGDWDNVWVRPSTRLDLAADWQVRPRLRLSLSATNLTGAYSYWAHVGEDSLALSDIIDSGQRLSLSLRYDY, encoded by the coding sequence ATGAGCGGGCCCGTGCCCAAGGTCGATTTTGCGCGCCTGGCCACCGTCATGACCGCCAGTGTCATGAGCGCGACGATCTGGGCTCACCCGGCTCAGGCCGCGCCCCGTCGGTTCGACGTGCCGGCCCTGCCGCTGGAACAGGGCTTACGTCGCGTCGCCGAACAGGGGCAGGTGCAGATCCTGTTTTCCGGCGATCAGGTGCGTGCCCACAGAGGCGTCGCCGTCTCCGGTACGCTGGAACCCGAAGCCGCCTTTCGCCGCGTCCTGTCGCGCTCTGGCCTGTCGATCCGTCAGATCGACCGCCGCACCTTTATTGTCGTCTCCCCCCCTGCACCTGTGGCGGCCGCGCGGCCCGTGCCAAGACCGCGCGCTGTGGACACGGCCGAGCCCGTGCGCGAGGTCGTGGTGGTGGCGCAACGCGTGGTCCTCAACCCGCGTCAGGACACAGACCGCTTTGACGGTAGCCTTAGCGCGCCGCAGGCGACCGCCATTCTGTCACGCAGCGATCTGGAACACACCGCCGCGCGCAATGTCACCGAAGCGCTGGGCGTCCTGCCCGGCGTGACCGTGCTCAATACCGGCCGGTCTTTCAGCGGCGGGGTCGATTCCGCCTCGCGCGCCGAAGGCCTGTTCAGCGCCTTTCGCGGCCTGAACACCGAATTTAATCTCAACATGATCGACGGCGTGTCGCTGGCGCAGGGCCTGCCCCATTCACGCGGCGTGCAACTGAATTTGCTGCCGCCGACGGGGTTTCAGTTGATCGTCCTGAGCAAGGTGCCTACCCCCGATATGGACGGCGACGTCATTAGCGCCGCCATCGACTTCCGCACCCCGACGGCGAACGATTTTCGCGCGCGTCAGCACCTGTCGCTGAGCGTTTCGGCCTATGACAACCGCCGCGCCGAAACCTATGGGGCCTCGGGCCTCGGTGGCGGTGTCGGGGTGGAATATGCCCGCCGTTTTGGCCGCGATGAGCGCTTTGGCCTCTATTTCAGCCATTTTGAAGACCGCCGCCGCTACGCCAATTCTGAAATCGCGGGCATCATGTCGGCGCAAAACGATGCGGGCTGGGCCTACCTGTGGTCGGACTCCCCCAAAGGCACCCTGCCCGCCGGGACCGATCCGCAAAGCCTTTTGACCGCCACGGCGCTCAATGTCGGCGTCTCGACGGGCGAGAGCCGGGCCCGCTATGACGTCCTGACCCTGACCGGGCGTTTCGATGACCAATGGGACGGCTGGCTGCGGGCCACAGCCGCCCATAACCGCACCGAGCAAAACTCGACCCTCAGTCAGGTGGTCGGGCGCAGTCTGAGCTGGACCGACGACGCAAGGGGGCGCTACCGTCTGTCCGTGGGCAGCGTCTCCACCCGCCTGTGGTACGAGACCAATCCCGATCTGGCCAGCCTGTCGGCCGTCAGCCTCGGGGCGCGGCGCAAGACGGGCGCGTGGACCTTCACCCCGGCCCTCTTCTTCAGTCAGGGGCGCAGCGACCGGCCCGGACGCATCGAAGCCTCGGTGCGCCTCGATCAGGTGGACCTGTACAATAATGCCCAGAGACGCCCCTATGCCGGGCTACTGATCGCCTACGAGAACGGCTTCCCGACACCACAACTGACGCCGGACCTGCGTGCTGATCTGGACATGGTGGGCGAGCGCCTTCTGGCCCGCCGCGCCGGGCAGTTCACGGTGCAGACCAGCCGTCAGTACCGTCAGGGCGCGCGTTTTGATGCTGAATACGCCACTGATGATAAAGCGCTTCGCCATCTGGCCTTTGGCGTCAAATGGAGCGAGAGCGCGCGCGAGGTCACCGACCTCGACTGGACCAATGCCTATTTTGCGGATCTTCTGGGACGTGGTGGCGTGACCTGGCAAGAGCTGGGCCTTATCCGCGGCTATTATGATGAGGTGTTCCCGGGGCGCTTCGACTGGCGCGTGCCCAAGGTCGATCACAATCGGCTGGCCGACTATTTCAACCTCTACGTGACGCCTCAGAGCTTCGATACCTGCGCCACGCTCGCGGTGAATAACGACAACTGCAACCGTCAGCACGGGCGCGAAAGCGTCGCCGCCGCCTATCTGAGTGCGCGCTGGGTCATAGGGCAGCTGGAGATCGCACCCGGCCTGCGATATGAGCAGACGCGCATCGACAATCGCTTCTGGGTCATCCCCGCCCCGCCCACCGGGGTGAGCGAGGTGCCGGGCCACTGGGGGCAAAGCCGCACCACCTATGGCGTCGGCCTGCCCAGTGTGCGCCTCAACTATCGCCCCGATGAAGACCAGGTCTGGCGGCTGGCCCTGTGGCGTGGTTATACGCGCCCGGCCTTCATGCTGCTGGGCAGCGGGGTGCGCTATCAGGCTGCCGACGACGGGACGCCCCTGCTGCGGCAGGGCAATCCGTCGCTGAAGCCCGTGACGGCGCTCAATCTCGATCTGTCGGTCGAAGGCCGCACCCCCGGTGGCACGCGTTATAGCCTGGGGGCCTATGCCAAGTGGCTGGAGCACTATCTGTTCGACAGCGGCGGCAGCGGGGGCGATGTCCTGTTCGGCCGCACGGACATGCGACTCCTCACACCGCGTAATGGCGGGCGTGGCGAGGTGCAAGGGCTTGAGGCCGAAGGGCGCCACGACTGGTCGGTCGCCGGCGGCACCCTGACCGTCGGCGGCACGCTTAGCCGGCAATGGACACACGTCAATCTGGGCGACGACGAACTGGGCCGCGACATCGCCATGCAGAACGCACCGGACTGGCTGGCCAACCTCAGCACTACATATCGCTACAAACGCGCGACGGTGACGCTGAGCGCCCAGCATACGGGGGCTTATCTATCAAGTTATAATGCGCTGGGCGTATCGGGCGACTGGGACAATGTGTGGGTCAGGCCTTCCACCCGGCTCGACCTCGCCGCCGACTGGCAAGTCCGGCCGCGGCTGCGGTTATCGCTGTCGGCCACAAACCTGACCGGGGCCTACAGCTACTGGGCGCATGTGGGCGAAGACAGTCTGGCCCTATCGGACATTATAGACTCCGGGCAGCGCTTGTCGCTCAGCCTGCGCTACGATTACTGA